ATTTactttggatatatataagtGAAGATAACGAACATAAAGTAAGAAGACAAGAGTTAAGCAATTGTAtgatatattttgatatatgtaaATGAGTTTGACACAAAAGCTTAATGGAGTCTAGACTAGCTAAAAACTTAAATGGGTTTTTAATGCAAAATGTAAGACAACAAAAATTTCACATAGAAATTCTTAACCAATGGTATTAACAAGTGTTGTATTTTATAGAAGAACTCTTCGAGATAATTAAGGATGTTGACGCGTAGAAGGTTGTCAATCATTTATTGACAAAAATCTTTACAATTGGGCCTTCTTGTTTGTCTTTCattttggatgaaaaaaaaaaccgtgTACGTCCTTACAGAGACCTGGATCTTTCTTAAAGAGGATAAAATAAGTGACATCATGTGACCCTTTGggttcaaatattatttttctttttcccacCCATATTTAACTTACAATATGGGTGATGAGTAATCGAAATTATTTTGACCTATACTTATTGATAGCTCGCTGATATCTTCTTCTGGCGAGTGATGACGATTGACGTGAGCAATTAACAAGTTATATATTCCAGCGAATCCATTTCCAACACTAGTGTTTGTATTTCGGTGGGACTTTGATGCTTAATTAGCTGTTTTGAACTTGCTCAATTAGTCAAATCGTGAATACAATCTTGATCGAGCATATATACATAATCTTAAGctgtattttattaaaagtcatGGTGATTAGCTGTTTTTTGTGGAAACACtgtgtttatatttaaaatcaatgTATATGACAGAAAGAATTATTTCAATGTACCTATATTATTGAACCACACGTCCATACATTATTCTTCCCTCTATAGATTGATAAGAGGTTATATTTCCTTTTAAAAAAGGGCCGGGGATGATTACCCAAGTCAACCTCACCTCATCATTTGGTCTCGGTTCTTCATGGGGCACCCACTTTCTTTTTTCttgcttttctttttcctcTACATTTTGCATAATTCACCATGAAATGATGACAAAACGTAcccttttcttcctttcttaATTTGTCTATATAATTGACACTCTCAACTAAAAATGTTTTTACCCATCCATGGGACTTAGTAGCATGAAGGTGCATCAGTTCACACGTGGTGGTGGGTTCTGGGGTAGTCATGACGATCATGAATCCTCATCGACGTCCCTCAGCGCTTGCAAGCGTTTGCGCCTTCTTAACCCGCCTAAGTTAGCTACTGGTAGTAGTGATCATAGTACCGCCGACCCTTATTTCACCATGAACAATGTTAGTGTAGttagcaataataataatagtagtagtagtagtaatagCCATGTAACTACTGCCGCTTTCGATCTTAGGAGCTTCATTCGACCCGAGAGTTGTCCCATTCAACTTTCTTCTCCAGACCACAAGAAAGATTCTCCTCaggtatatatatctattaattagtttatgcattattattatttcatgcATATAGTATGACATGTACACTAGTAGACAAGCTTGGTGTGTAATAATGCAAATCGAGTTATATACGTACGTACATTTTAATTAGTCAAGAATAATTGAAATTCCATTGTACATGTCCCGACAGTTGCCAAGGATCTTCACTGTTTAACATCAACAAACATGACATGATATATGGAATATATATTTCTCTTTTAAAGATATTATCCtcataaacaaagaaaaaaaaattaaagagggACATCAGCTAGCTTCATTATTTGTAAATTCATTTAGTGTACGTCCGTAACTACTAgaagttttttaattaatttgatgataTGATAATGGTGAACTTTGTAAAGGTTGAAACACATCCGGGAGGAACAAGATGGAATCCAACACAAGAGCAGATTGGGATCTTGGAGATGTTATATAGAGGGGGAATGCGGACTCCAAACGCGCAACAAATCGAACAAATAACTTCTCAACTAAGCAAGTATGGCAAGATAGAAGGCAAGAATGTGTTTTACTGGTTTCAGAATCACAAAGCACGCGAACGACAGAAGCAAAAGCGCAACAACCTCGGCCTCACTCATTCGCCAAGATCAACACCACCCTCCACCATGATCAACTCCATCTCATCATTAAACCCTAGAGTATGTttcaattacttaattaatttcttgacttatatatatacaatcattCTTCTACTCATATGTATGAGTGTtttcaaaaagttataacttatagCTTGCACGTATAGAGAataataattctttttttttttttttataaagggaGAAGTAGTGGAGAGTCCATACAAGAAGTGTAGAAGTTGGTCATTTGAGTGCTTGGAGAAAGATGATCAAGAAGATAATAAAACACTAGAGCTATTTCCATTACATCCTGAAGGAAGATCAAGATCTTCATGAAAATTAAGGGCATGTTAATTTATCAATCAATGGTGAAATTGTATGGTATGGGACGCACTTTTTAGTTAAACAACTTTCACTTTCTTTAATtagcttttttttcttcttcttcttttgtttcgGGAAAGAAGAAAGACATAATGCAACTTGTTGTATCCTTGTACTACCCTTCTCAATCAAGATCTTTTATGtctcttatatttattttgactttGGAAACCAAAGCGTGCTTTATCTTGGAAAATGTTGCTTGCTAGCGATCGGTGCTTCTCTTTATTAAATTTGCcaaattttcatctttttgCATGAAAGTTTTAAATGTCCTGAACACTAGGATCATACCATTCTTTCACAAAAATATtgctaaaatataaatacatgataacgataatatataattaattgttcacaaaaatcaatatatattattaatataactaatagAAAGTAGATTTGATGACGGATGCAGGACGGCCGGATGTTGTGGTGGGTGACATTACTGAACGTGTAGTACGTGGTAGCTTGAGTTTAGTAAAATATTATTACTCCCTTCCTCCCgattaaaatgtttaaatttgatttgtttgtttttttaactttgaacgtgagtatttttatttataacataatacCTATTGAAAGctatatatcaatgaaaaatatacttaattctatctatatattttatattaaatataagtattgtataacacaaataaataaaaattacaatcaaagttgcgggaaattttttttcaaaagtcaaaataatacatttaaattgggacagaTGGAGTAGTTGTAAAGCCTATGTGAATGGAAAATAACTCACCGccttctctatttttttttttaatttttaccaaCATAAACTGGTAGTAATTTATACTCGTAAGACTTAAAGACTTAGATCTCAGTTCAAATGataatataagaaaatgttGTTATCGTCATAGGTTTTCcaataataattttgtttataattgaAGTTGGGTACATGaaaaagaattttttgaaattagAGTTAGTTCAGTACCAGGGGAGGCTCAAAAGGGGGCAAAAACCCGGCATCTAGCCTAAACACATATTTGATGGGACACATAAATATTATAAGTTTTCTACATACATTgcatatgtataaatataatatatgttatataaatataataatcctccgtcccattttaattgtcacgttgaccaactttgaccgtaaataactttgtttgtactatatgttagttgataaaacttatatggacgaaaagtacattaaaaatccaatccattcatatattttataccaaatattacatgaaaaaaacaaatttatttacggtcaaagttggtcaacgtgacaattaaaatgggacggagggagtataaagcaacatggttggatcagtggtaaacaccattgcctctggagacagaggtcatgcgTTCGATCCTCaccccatgcaaaggttggagggccttttctaccatttaggtagaaactggaagcagcctctctacttaggtagaggtaaggtctgcctacatcttaaacctccctcatacaccgtcaaggtattggggctcaaaactcgCGGAAGAagacactgagcagttacttttctatatagatatatttgcTTTCAATAGCTAGTTAATAACTGGATTATAAGTATTATGATCTTATTATGGTTATAAAGTTccaattataaaagaaatgacttatatattttaatttcctaaGTGATAAGGACACATTTTCCCCCGACTCGGCATGAACACTTAAATTCTCAGAGTCCCCACTATTAAGTACGTATACGAAGAGACATATCGTCAAACTTAAATTTTTCGAAAAAAAATGTCAATCACCTTTTTTTCATTTGACACCTCATAACACATTATTGTCAATAACTCATATATTGCaggttttttattatttctttaattattttattattaaatataagaaaacaacAAAGTAAGTTTATTAACGTAAGCTTTGTGGATAACTTTATTAACGTAAAGTTAATCTATAACATGTATTAGCGGGGTATCTGCGTAATGTTGTGGTGATACAATAGTGGTGGTGGTTATGCATGTATTTCAAGAGCTATAGGTGAAAGGTAGAGGTATATTAGTCATTTTGGATACTTCAAAAGGGTAATTTTTAACATAGGAGTCAATAATTTTTGTATAGTAATATAAAGTATAGATAGTGGGTCACTGTATATTGGATGAATAACTAActtataattttgtattttggaAATTCATTCACACAAGctattacaattaaaaaaagtatatatgttaccgatagaaaaatatatatatatattcatgacaCATTATATCTTTAGAATCTGttgagtttataattatattacaaCATTTTTCTCTTAAATAATTACTTTACCGGTAGATAGACATTACATAGCGCATATTTTGAACTCTTGTTCACAGAGCTGATAGCTCCTTCATGTTTGAGGTTATtcaagaaaatcatatatgctggtctttcaaaaaaaaaaaaaaaaaaaaaaaaaattacataacattaaaacatgtaaaaataaaataaaaaataaataattgtaaGTGAAGTGGTGGTTTGTGTGGGGTCAGAACTCAGAACTCTGTTTGATAGCTTTGACACTCAGAATTCAAAATAGTAGCTTTTGAATTCAAGGtaagtgtttattttgatgatatagttaagacaacgtaagatcattaatcattattagacaatgtttgttttgatttcatgtaaaagacaaaaatataaaaataaaaataaaaaaatgatattaaaaataaaaaaaataaaagacggATTGAGTCAACTTGTACCCAAGTTTCGATTTGTTAATTGCTTTTTTTCTAACGTTAAATACTACACCAAATTTATATACTCTTATAAATAACCCAAATATGTTTATGTCAAAGTTTGAACTTTGTTCTTCATCTCAAAAAGCATAATCGTCTACCAAGTATTTGTAAAATGATGTTTTCGCTACACTGCGAACATAAACGTTTGTTTATGTCTTTATTTATTTCCTATCATACTCGTATAAAACAGGGGAAAAAGTAAGATTATAAACACCTTGAATAATTAACAAATGCTATCATATATACAATCGTTCGTTTATGCTACTTAGGTGCGAGTTTGATAACAgtgttttgatattttttacgCGAAAGTTCAAATGTGAATCTCAGCTTCAACATCCAACTAAGCGGGGGTAAGTAAAAGTAAGTAAACACTTAATGTCGTCTTCTGCGAATTTTGTGTCACAATATCTCGACGGTGTGTAGGGAGGATTGAAATGTAGACAATCTTACCTCTACATAATTAAGTAAAGAGGCTGCTCTAGGTTCCAAAATGATTGAAAAGGAACCCCAACCTTTGTATGGGGTGAGAATCGAACCCCTGACTTTTGTCTTTATGAGCAAAGGTATTAACCAATTAATCCAACTAAGCAAAAAGCAAACCCGCTAACTTAATTATTTGTGCATGGATCAGCATAACCGATGTTCATTAAGTTTagcaattaattaattgatcaaCATGTATAATGATGTATCGAgagtaaaataattaaaacaaggATTTTAGGCTTCGAGTATTAGAAGACCTcaaattttatatctatacataCGATGTCATTCTCATTCAAATGAAAATCACTAAAGCTTGAGAATAGTGATAACCATTAAATTATGTACGTTTTAGCTATCATGAGAACATGGGTGAATTACAtgtgaaaatatgttaaaaatcaattccaaagagagaaaaaaaggttaaaattgCATGAAAACAATATGGAATTCtcaaattattttcaaaaatgtactAAATCATATGGTGATACGATCAAACCAGTAAATGGGCTACACTTTTATATCATGTTGTATGGTGATACGGTCCAACCAGTATATGGGCCAATTGGCCCAATTAGCGATTCAATGACTAGTTTGGTTTCAAAACATTACTTAAAGCGACGTCAATTTAAAGTCAATTcaagtttataatatatatgctCCTAGAAACATCCAACAGAGCATCCAATGACATTGGATGCTTCTCCCctcacaattttttaaaaaaatttagattttgttttaTCAATGTGATGAAATTGATGTGAAAGCAATTAGAAATGCTCCAAAGTTGAAGAAATTCACCAAGAAAAATTAGGAGATCGATCTGAAGTGTTGAAGTTGTGTCTTTTTATCTGTACGGATTATTTCAACTTGATCATATTTTTGTGAACTGCATTTATAAGATCCTATATGAATTTTCGTaagaaaatatagatataagtttcatttatataactttttagagtaaattacacttttcgtccctgaagttgacaTGATACAATAAACACGTTTCACGCTCTCAACAATTCGGGGTCTATTAGAATTTTAGTTTATAGATTGGGTGTAATTGACTAGACACTCGAAACTAAGTATGAGAGTAATTTAGTATTAACCCCAGTTAAGGGGTATTAATCAATCCAAGGCTTCATGTAAGTTAATATGTAGGATAGAAGTGGTCCGATTATTTAGGGTAGAAGTTAatattttagtttgattttgttttcatgTAAGTCTATATATATTGACATGCATGTTCCTCTATTTTGTATGCACTTTTTCATTATTGAGTACAGAAAGTTCAGTAGCAAGTCATGTTCTCATTTTCACCAAGCAAGTttacatacataatatacatatagcAGTGTGTGTGTTGATTGGGGCCTGATTTCCAACAGAACCACAGTTATGAAcgctttataatataatcaaAGTGCTTGGATTGGAACCAATTGTATTAATTTGTTAACATTACTTTTGTCACTTGAGATTGATTGAACAAGCATTTTAACAACCTTTTTCCATGTACGATGACTTATATCTGCAACACTGATCAACTGAATCGACCACCTGTATTTAGGTTAACTCAAGGCGCGCCATTCCCTAACAAAACGAGCAGCTACTTGAGATAAATATTTCATCAGCAAACTAGTGCAATGGATCATGAGCCAAATTCAGTTAAAGATTTGGCTTCTGCCCTTGTTGCGGCACCTTTAGAGCAACGCAAGACGGTATAtatgtttaagttttttttttttcttataataatgttatcaGATATTCCTTATTGTATGAAGATATATATAGGTCTAAAAATTGTTTATGGTGTTCATGTTTATTACGTAGATTTTGGGTAAATATCTGCACCCATTGGTGAATAAGCTAAACCATGAGAATGTTGATATAGTGACTGAAATGATTCTAGAAATGGATGAATCAGAGGTGTTGCACTTGCTCGAGTCACCAGATGCTTTGAAAGCAGAGGTTTTTAAAGCTTTAGATAAACTGTTCATTGTAGAACGCAACCTTGCAGATCTGCATGCTTTAAAGTGTCGTTCTAATGAGAACTGGCTGCTAGCTTGTTTCCTCAGCATTGGCTCGTAAACATACTAGAAAAGGTATATTCTAATTGTATCCTACAACTTGAAAACTGTTAGAATTAGAATtatggtgttaaattgtaaatttcTAATATAAATATTGTGAGGGGTATTAGTGTTAATAGATTACattgtataaataccccttacAAACACATTTGTAAATCAAGCTCAAATTCATATTTACAATAACTTCAAAACATATCGActttataatgatttttatatgtgagatatatatacatatatatatacacacaaatttTCTCCTTACAAAACAAGTTCATGCATCATTGCATACTTTTATAGGTGCATAATCTTTGTGACGCTTATATATGTGGTTTTTGAGTATATCTTGCTATTAACTGCCGATGGGGTACCATAGGCTCGTCATTGGCTGCACCTCTTTTGTGACATTATGTTTATCACAGTCCGTGACGTCTTCTCATTTCTGTCTTCCAAAAGTCATTGTGGCTTTAGGCTGATTTTCGGTTTCATAGGGTGGATAGATGGTTGTGTGGTGCTCAAATACCCATCGCACATGTGTGATGTACATTTATCAGTCTAATTTGTCCTTTTGACAATATGATAATGTATGCATTTTTTCAGAAGCTCAGTTTCACAAAATTTCTCGAAAAGCTAGTTCCACCCTGACCCTGCCCTTCTTAATCTTGCTGGATACGGCGGAAGAATTGAAAGCAAAGGTTTCAAAAACCATGGAAGTATTACAGAATGTCAAAAACCAAGCCAACAATCCGGCAACTGATACTACAGTGTCATCTCACAATGACAATATACTTGATGAATGATGAATATGTGTACATAGTGGTGGATCAACCAGGGCATGAAAATACAACTGAGGTGACAAGCTTGACTCCAGAGATGAATGCAATGAAGGCATTGCACTTGCAAGATTTGCAAGCAAAGGTTTCGAGAGCAATGGAAATGATAACGAATATCCAGCAGCAAACCAACAGCCTTGCAGCTGAGCTCTTATTACTCTCTTATAAGGACACTCATGCTTATTAAGCAGTGGTTAGCTAGTGAACATAGAATATATTTTCTTATGGAGGAACCTTTTTAGAAATATTACCAAATTTTAAAACTTCTTTAAGATGCCTTAGGTTGCTCTTGAATGGTGAGATGGGCTTTATGTTATCAAATCttaggaatttttttttgaagatttagCTTTTGCGGCCTATACTTTGAAGATTTTGTTTGAAATATTGGtactttattagaaaaaaaaaatgagtgggaATCCTCCGGTCTCATGTACTATCTTTGTACATATTGATGTACTTTCTTTTCTTGGTTAAAAGAgttttataaagcaaattttaaTCCGTCCCtttttgtaaattttgttgCACTACTGATTGCTATTTGAACTTTTTGGACCATGTATCGTCCTCAGGGCTGGGACCTGTCGTTTATTACTGAGCCAACTTAAAACTTTGTTGATTCCCTGGTCCTCACTTCGCCAAAATATCATCAAGCGGTTTTGGCTGATCTAAATGCAAAATGATTGGATCAAGGACCATCACTCATAAGAGTCATTCTCTTGATGGTATTTGCTTCTTGTGGTTCATTGACCAGATCATGTTTTTGTTTCCGATTGTTGGTCACTTTTTTAGCTGGTAAGTACTATATGATTATGATCAATATTGGTTGTGACTCAAGTAAAATGCAAGGATGAATTACGAATCAGTTTTCTAAGAGACTACAAAAAATTAAACACGGTAAAATCTTTTTGCTTAAGCAACGATGGTTTTGTGTACACTTTAGCAACAATACTCTTTTACAgatgtttcatttaaaatataattcTAGGAACATTTGCCTTCccaaaacaaatttataaagGAAAAGAATTTCAAGAACCCGGTTTCCACCCAACCCTAAATTGGGTTTGGTGGGTAGGTATTTCGCTCGAAAAACCGGGTAGAAACCGGTTCGGGTTTTGGTCAAACCCGGTTTCGTTTTCGTTGACTTTACCCAGTTCTGTTCCGGGTCAGGTCCAGTTCCGGTACAACCTGACAAATGTGCACGGCTACCTGTAAAGCTTGGCCATTAAGTTCATTGTCAACTTTTATGGTCTTGATTTAAAATGGGCCCGGGCTCAATCTTCAACTGAGTTTCAGAACTCTACTAGTCCTGGTCCTAACCAGGCTTCAACGGGATGGAAGAACAAAAGAAACATGGGGCCAAATTAGGATATTTATCAGGCATAATGTTCTTATCAGGCTCCAGTCCCTTACTCCTGGATTTGAACGGGACAAATTAAAACACTAATTCTACATAGCATTCCAAAATCCAAGTTATGTCCCAAGTATATCATGAGAAAAAACTTGAACTTATATACTACTAGTACTATTTAAGAACGCAAACATGTCCTACCGATTCCATATTATCCAAAAACAGTTAACATAGAATAAGCAAGCTTTATGCAAAGTCAGCCAAATAGTCATAAAGATTAAATCATCAAGGAATGTTGAATCATTAAGCTCCAAACAGTCTTCTCTATGCTTCTGCGTGGAGATTAATTGTATTAAGTTACAAATGCCATCATCTTAATTATTATACTAAATTACTAACAAAGGTCAGGAATCAGAGATTAATGTCTTTGCAGCTGTAAGGATACCGACATAGTCAAGTGAATGTTACTAGTAAACATAGCCATCTGTCATCTCATATATACTCCTCCAATCTAGACACAAGGGTTATGACGAAACGCCAGGTGAAGGAAGTTTTCCTGATACTGTCTTGGATGACATACTGATGTCCTGATACAGGGAGAAAACGTATGTTAACAGATCGTTGGACCAAagtgtatatttatataacatgAAATTCATACATCAAAGTTACCTTTATAGATGTAGAATGATTGGTGAATCCATATTGATTCTCATTTGCTAGTTCTGAACCAAAAACAGGATTCGGTTTCATTATGTTTGGTTGCACACCAATGTGGCTGGGCATACCAAAGTCCCTTCGCATTGAGAACCCTTGGTTTTGGGGAAAAGCCGCAACCCCTTCACTTGGATTTTGCAATCTGTATCCTTCATTGTATCCCATTCCTATTCCCCTCTGCATTTCATGTTCTTGTGAATATACAGGAGGCAAACAGTACCCATTTCTCATAGTAAGCGTCTACAAAAGCAATgattataaatatttcaaatttcaGTGGGATTACAAAGTGAAATTTAACCTCACAAAAGACGGACAAAGTTTCCTAATGCAACCAAGTTTCACATTTTTGCATATATTGGTATCAAATATACACATGGTTGAATAAATAGGTAACAAATCAACTATACTGCTTACAAGTGAAATCTTGTTAGATCAGTAACTCAGTTGCCTGGTTTcaaaatagatataaattatcAGATGGAATACTAATGCAACATTAACATCAAACTAAAGCGACAATGAGTTTAAGTTCACAAAAAAGACCATCATGCTGCACTTCACACATGTCAAATTAATGAACCTCATCTAGGTCattcaacatatattaaaaacagAGAAAATATACCTGCACTTTAAGTTGAAGCTGCTTTAGATATTCAATTGCCTCATCCAACATTGACGCCTTATCCGTCTATTTCACAAGACAACATAgtgaaatcaaataaaaaaccaTAGTTATATGTTACTATGTCCATGACCAAAATCGTATCTATATCCATGAAAATTTTATATAGAATTTTAAACTAAGCTGTTACCTTGTTAGAATTTGGAACCAAGGTCTGCAATGCTTTCAACTTCTCATTAATCCTACTTCTCCTCCTCTGTATAGAAAACCATATCTTAATGCATATATCGACATACATGCAATCAAACAGCTTAAAACTCGACTCAAAG
The Erigeron canadensis isolate Cc75 chromosome 2, C_canadensis_v1, whole genome shotgun sequence DNA segment above includes these coding regions:
- the LOC122589858 gene encoding transcription factor PIF3-like gives rise to the protein MYGNNNNDPSFSSSSSLESEDMSSFLQTFLSNSNTNTNNSKPLKYDQFTPSPSQISNEFVDYDKRFSDLSSFYSPETDQVQKMGEGSRNSGGSRSTKRTRAAEIHNLSEKRRRSRINEKLKALQTLVPNSNKTDKASMLDEAIEYLKQLQLKVQTLTMRNGYCLPPVYSQEHEMQRGIGMGYNEGYRLQNPSEGVAAFPQNQGFSMRRDFGMPSHIGVQPNIMKPNPVFGSELANENQYGFTNHSTSIKDISMSSKTVSGKLPSPGVSS
- the LOC122589439 gene encoding WUSCHEL-related homeobox 4-like; its protein translation is MGLSSMKVHQFTRGGGFWGSHDDHESSSTSLSACKRLRLLNPPKLATGSSDHSTADPYFTMNNVSVVSNNNNSSSSSNSHVTTAAFDLRSFIRPESCPIQLSSPDHKKDSPQVETHPGGTRWNPTQEQIGILEMLYRGGMRTPNAQQIEQITSQLSKYGKIEGKNVFYWFQNHKARERQKQKRNNLGLTHSPRSTPPSTMINSISSLNPRGEVVESPYKKCRSWSFECLEKDDQEDNKTLELFPLHPEGRSRSS